Proteins from a genomic interval of Hornefia porci:
- a CDS encoding LysR family transcriptional regulator codes for MNALSKSRIFCRVMEKGSFTGVAEEIGYSQSAVSQIIRSLEKELGTQLIERRREGIRLTPDGVQYFPYLQAICGAEDALERKRREMQGLENSMIRILTFTSVSRNILPPMMKKFRQKYPGVDFQLKQGDYTSIRRDIVNGEADFGFMSTGDASYTDVRTHVLYEDGMVAVLPAGHPLAARKSVSLTELAEEPFILLNEGEDYNTVETGFARYGLKPRIEYDVYDDYTILAMIRQGFGVSILFRKVIQGFEKNVEIREIDEPLSRTVALVWRDWNTMPLASRRFADYIIRHIEEYNG; via the coding sequence ATGAATGCACTGTCGAAAAGCCGTATTTTCTGCCGCGTGATGGAGAAGGGCAGTTTTACCGGAGTTGCGGAGGAAATCGGATATTCTCAGAGTGCGGTCAGTCAGATAATAAGGAGCCTTGAGAAGGAACTGGGGACACAGCTGATTGAGCGGCGCAGAGAGGGGATTCGTCTGACGCCGGACGGCGTTCAGTATTTCCCGTATCTGCAGGCGATTTGCGGAGCCGAGGACGCGCTGGAGCGGAAGCGGAGAGAAATGCAGGGTCTGGAAAACAGCATGATCCGTATTCTGACATTTACAAGCGTCAGCCGAAACATTCTGCCGCCGATGATGAAGAAATTCAGACAGAAATATCCCGGAGTGGATTTTCAGCTGAAGCAGGGGGACTATACATCCATCCGCAGAGATATTGTGAACGGCGAGGCGGATTTCGGATTTATGAGTACCGGCGACGCCAGCTATACAGATGTCAGAACTCATGTGCTCTATGAAGACGGAATGGTGGCGGTGCTGCCCGCGGGGCATCCTCTGGCCGCCCGGAAGAGTGTCTCTTTGACGGAGCTGGCAGAGGAGCCCTTTATACTGCTGAATGAGGGCGAGGATTATAATACGGTGGAGACAGGATTTGCCCGGTACGGACTTAAACCCCGCATCGAGTACGATGTATATGATGATTATACGATTCTGGCGATGATCCGGCAGGGCTTCGGAGTGTCCATCCTGTTTCGGAAGGTCATCCAGGGCTTCGAGAAAAATGTGGAAATCCGGGAGATCGACGAGCCGCTGAGCCGCACGGTTGCGCTGGTCTGGCGGGACTGGAATACCATGCCGCTGGCGTCGCGTCGCTTTGCGGATTACATTATCCGTCACATCGAAGAATATAACGGTTAA
- a CDS encoding AzlD domain-containing protein has product MPHNIYIYIAVMALATAACRVLPVTLIRRPIENQFFQSFLYYVPYVTLAVMTFPAILTTTQSPLSGAAAMAVGVLAAWFGASLFMVAGMSCLTVFILELIVI; this is encoded by the coding sequence ATGCCGCATAACATTTACATTTACATCGCCGTCATGGCTCTGGCAACGGCAGCCTGCCGGGTTCTTCCGGTCACGCTGATCCGCCGCCCCATAGAAAATCAGTTTTTCCAGTCCTTCTTATACTATGTGCCTTATGTGACTCTGGCAGTCATGACATTTCCGGCCATCCTCACCACAACCCAGTCGCCCCTTTCCGGTGCGGCAGCCATGGCTGTCGGCGTTCTCGCCGCCTGGTTCGGCGCAAGCCTGTTTATGGTCGCCGGGATGAGCTGCCTGACCGTATTCATTCTGGAGCTGATTGTGATTTAA
- a CDS encoding AzlC family ABC transporter permease, whose protein sequence is MESNRAVFLQGMRHGIPIALGYFAVSFSLGITARDCGFNAFQGFLASYTTYASAGQYIGFTLYAANATLFQLVVMTLITNLRYLLMGFALNQRLPESTPPMKRLITGLCITDEIFGITIARPGSVNPFYMLGAWTVAAPMWSAGTALGIVMGNLLPMRLVSALSVALYGMFLSVIIPPARRDKIVCAFVAVSFASSYAASQLPVVKDLSAGNRTIILTVVISAAAAIAFPLKKKQSAPVNKEETGNAA, encoded by the coding sequence ATGGAATCCAACCGGGCTGTTTTCCTGCAGGGCATGCGTCACGGAATTCCCATCGCACTGGGATACTTCGCCGTTTCCTTTTCTCTCGGCATCACTGCCAGAGACTGCGGTTTCAACGCATTCCAGGGTTTTCTGGCGAGCTACACGACCTACGCCTCCGCAGGACAATACATCGGGTTTACTTTGTACGCGGCAAACGCCACGCTGTTTCAGCTGGTGGTCATGACTCTGATTACCAATCTGCGCTATCTTCTGATGGGATTCGCACTGAACCAGCGGCTCCCGGAAAGCACCCCGCCGATGAAGCGGCTGATTACCGGGCTTTGCATCACCGATGAGATCTTCGGCATCACCATCGCCCGTCCGGGCAGCGTCAATCCCTTCTATATGCTGGGAGCGTGGACCGTCGCGGCACCTATGTGGTCGGCGGGAACCGCGCTCGGAATCGTCATGGGGAACCTTCTCCCTATGCGGCTCGTCAGCGCTCTGAGCGTTGCGCTCTACGGAATGTTCCTGTCCGTCATCATCCCGCCCGCGCGCAGGGACAAAATCGTCTGCGCCTTTGTTGCCGTCAGCTTTGCGAGCAGTTACGCCGCATCGCAGCTTCCGGTGGTGAAGGATCTGTCCGCCGGAAACAGGACAATCATTCTGACCGTGGTAATCTCTGCCGCCGCGGCCATCGCTTTCCCACTGAAAAAAAAACAGAGTGCGCCTGTAAATAAGGAGGAAACCGGAAATGCCGCATAA